Proteins encoded together in one Hevea brasiliensis isolate MT/VB/25A 57/8 chromosome 16, ASM3005281v1, whole genome shotgun sequence window:
- the LOC110664121 gene encoding uncharacterized protein LOC110664121 yields the protein MLSSSCSQSLYQRCPILLSSISRLRVINRPGNFPLSTPYAQIFESRSKLSKNKWKISCFRHEDFSPVNPKSDGVEHCLPEKLVKKPELSNPTDVKKDWISNLQEAADVVFRAMGSRWTVPWTAETIMQVMLLWVVSFWFIGSWVIPFAAHMAGVSKESLTFRGQALFSLVTDVTEGIAGIAILHRCLSRFHPLPSDWFRFSLKGNWLFDVALGCFMFPLVNRLSQFNLSLLPILPSTPVTFSSVEQSIAARDPVAMALYVIVVSVCAPMWEEIVFRGFLLPSLTRYMPVWCAILVSSVAFALAHFNVQRMLPLIFLGLVMGVIFTRSRNLMPSMLLHSLWNGFVFLDLMR from the exons ATGTTGAGCTCTTCTTGCTCTCAATCTCTATACCAGCGATGCCCAATTCTTCTCTCCTCCATTTCTAGACTCAGGGTTATTAACAGACCTGGGAATTTTCCTCTTTCGACCCCGTATGCTCAGATCTTCGAATCGCGTTCCAAATTATCGAAAAAT AAATGGAAAATTTCATGTTTTAGACATGAGGATTTTTCTCCCGTAAATCCCAAGTCTGATGGTGTTGAACACTGTCTGCCTGAGAAACTGGTGAAGAAGCCCGAACTCAGTAATCCAACTGATGTTAAAAAGGATTGGATATCAAATCTTCAAGAG GCTGCAGATGTTGTGTTCCGGGCAATGGGGAGCCGATGGACTGTACCCTGGACAGCGGAGACCATAATGCAG GTGATGCTTCTCTGGGTTGTCTCATTCTGGTTTATAGGTTCCTGGGTGATTCCTTTTGCGGCCCACATGGCAGGTGTCAGCAAGGAATCTCTTACATTTAGAGGACAGGCCTTGTTCAGCCTTGTGACTGATGTAACTGAAGGCATTGCTGGAATTGCAATCCTCCATCGCTGCTTGTCTCGGTTTCATCCCCTTCCATCTGATTGGTTTAGGTTTAGCCTGAAAGGTAACTGGCTATTTGATGTTGCTCTTGGATGCTTCATGTTTCCCTTGGTCAACCGGCTTTCACAGTTCAACCTTAGCCTATTGCCCATTCTGCCTTCTACGCCTGTTACTTTCTCAAGTGTCGAGCAGTCTATTGCAGCAAGAGATCCAGTGGCAATGGCACTGTATGTGATAGTAGTTTCAGTTTGTGCCCCTATGTGGGAGGAGATCGTCTTCCGGGgtttccttctaccttccttaACCAGGTACATGCCTGTGTGGTGTGCAATCCTGGTGAGTTCAGTTGCCTTTGCTCTAGCACATTTCAATGTACAGAGAATGCTTCCACTTATTTTTCTCGGGCTGGTGATGGGTGTTATTTTTACAAGGTCAAGGAATTTAATGCCGTCTATGCTTTTGCATAGCCTCTGGAATGGCTTTGTGTTCTTAGATTTAATGAGATAA